The Anas platyrhynchos isolate ZD024472 breed Pekin duck chromosome 3, IASCAAS_PekinDuck_T2T, whole genome shotgun sequence genome includes a window with the following:
- the LOC101792819 gene encoding E3 ubiquitin-protein ligase RNF19B-like isoform X2: MERSARVPQPPHVPDFCGQKPEVSGEMSPEPEQESGDPEETHVALPLGEDGELVECPLCLLPQPPEAFPTLASCAHRSCQACLEQYLRIAVSESRVQVACPHCPAALQPADVHRLLAEPALRDKYEEFLLRRLLVADPGTRWCPAPDCSYAVIAYGCAECPRLTCGREGCGTEFCYHCRQPWHPDGPCAPALLTSSLASPSAQLVHPEESANVEAEDIKVCPRCSAFIMKINDGSCNRMNCTVCGCLFCWLCLQEISDVHFLSPSGCTFWGKRPWSRTRKILWQLGMVLGAPMVISIVAGIAVPVITIGLPIYMGRKVLGQSRRSSLSGCQQCFSVTSSVLLSLFVSPIITAVTVGIGVPLMLTYVYGVVVLSLCRSRSGCGGGRDQPGDLGVVELENLTKLNELWSVLPSPKGVEDGVPDTTTSFPSSRHSPHHRAVWKEQDSQSASTVALAGSMLSEGQDVSYRDSATLPRWAAALICVCLQGRHQHRGRGGD, translated from the exons ATGGAGCGATCTGCGCGggtgccccagcccccccaCGTCCCGGACTTCTGTGGGCAGAAGCCGGAGGTCAGCGGGGAGATGTCACCAGAGCCAGAGCAAGAATCAGGGGACCCTGAGGAGACACACGTCGCGCTGCCCCTGGGCGAGGATGGGGAGCTGGTGGAGTgccccctctgcctgctgccccagcctcctGAGGCCTTTCCCACCCTCGCCTCCTGTGCCCACCGCTCGTGCCAGGCGTGCCTGGAGCAGTACCTGCGCATCGCTGTCAGTGAGAGCCGCGTGCAGGTGGCCTGCCCGCATTGCCCCGCCGCGCTGCAGCCTGCCGATGTCCACCGCCTGCTGGCCGAGCCCGCCCTGCGTGACAAGTACGAGGAGTTCCTCCTGCGGCGGCTGCTGGTGGCCGACCCTGGCACCCGCTGGTGTCCTGCGCCAGACTGCAG CTACGCTGTCATCGCCTATGGCTGTGCCGAGTGTCCTCGCCTCACCTGTGGGCGTGAGGGATGTGGCACCGAGTTCTGCTACCACTGCCGTCAGCCCTGGCACCCTGATGGGCCCTGTGCACCGGCACTGCTGACCTCCAGCCTGGCCAGCCCCTCGGCACAGCTTGTTCACCCAGAGGAGTCAGCCAACG TTGAGGCTGAGGACATCAAAGTCTGTCCCCGCTGCAGTGCTTTCATCATGAAGATCAATGATGGGAGCTGCAACCGCATGAACTGCACGGTGTGTGGCTGCCTcttctgctggctctgcctgcaggagatCTCTGACGTGCACTTCCTGAG CCCCTCTGGATGCACCTTCTGGGGGAAAAGGCCGTGGTCACGAACCCGGAAGATCCTGTGGCAGCTGGGCATGGTGCTGGGGGCACCGATGGTGATCTCCATCGTCGCTGGCATTGCTGTGCCTGTCATTACCATCGGGCTCCCCATCTACATGGGTAGGAAG GTGCTGGGCCAGAGCCGGAGGAGCAGCTTGTCAGGGTGCCAGCAGTGCTTCTCTGTCACCAGCAGTGTCCTCCTCTCTCTGTTTGTGTCCCCCATCATCACAGCTGTCACAGTGG GCATTGGCGTGCCCCTGATGCTCACCTACGTCTACGGGGTGGTGGTGCTGTCACTGTGTCGGAGCCGCAGCGGGTGTGGGGGTGGCCGTGACCAGCCTGGGGACCTTGGTGTGGTGGAACTGGAGAACCTGACCAAGT TGAATGAGCTGTGGTCAGTGCTGCCCAGCCCCAAGGGGGTCGAGGATGGCGTCCCAGACACAACCACctcctttcccagcagcagacaTAGCCCACACCACAGGGCCGTATGGAAGGAGCAGGACAGCCAGTCAGCCAGCACAGTGGCCCTCGCAGGGAGCATGCTAAGTGAGGGCCAGGACGTGTCCTACAG GGACTCTGCAACGCTCCCCCGCTGGGCTGCTGCCCTAATCTGTGTTTGTCTGCAGGGAAGGCATCAACATCGAGGTAGAGGTGGCGATTGA
- the LOC101792819 gene encoding E3 ubiquitin-protein ligase RNF19B-like isoform X1: MERSARVPQPPHVPDFCGQKPEVSGEMSPEPEQESGDPEETHVALPLGEDGELVECPLCLLPQPPEAFPTLASCAHRSCQACLEQYLRIAVSESRVQVACPHCPAALQPADVHRLLAEPALRDKYEEFLLRRLLVADPGTRWCPAPDCSYAVIAYGCAECPRLTCGREGCGTEFCYHCRQPWHPDGPCAPALLTSSLASPSAQLVHPEESANVEAEDIKVCPRCSAFIMKINDGSCNRMNCTVCGCLFCWLCLQEISDVHFLSPSGCTFWGKRPWSRTRKILWQLGMVLGAPMVISIVAGIAVPVITIGLPIYMGRKVLGQSRRSSLSGCQQCFSVTSSVLLSLFVSPIITAVTVGIGVPLMLTYVYGVVVLSLCRSRSGCGGGRDQPGDLGVVELENLTKLNELWSVLPSPKGVEDGVPDTTTSFPSSRHSPHHRAVWKEQDSQSASTVALAGSMLSEGQDVSYREGINIEVEVAIETVPHPAREQSLCSALSGQSLSGDSLGGTSDRYSVTGIPAE; encoded by the exons ATGGAGCGATCTGCGCGggtgccccagcccccccaCGTCCCGGACTTCTGTGGGCAGAAGCCGGAGGTCAGCGGGGAGATGTCACCAGAGCCAGAGCAAGAATCAGGGGACCCTGAGGAGACACACGTCGCGCTGCCCCTGGGCGAGGATGGGGAGCTGGTGGAGTgccccctctgcctgctgccccagcctcctGAGGCCTTTCCCACCCTCGCCTCCTGTGCCCACCGCTCGTGCCAGGCGTGCCTGGAGCAGTACCTGCGCATCGCTGTCAGTGAGAGCCGCGTGCAGGTGGCCTGCCCGCATTGCCCCGCCGCGCTGCAGCCTGCCGATGTCCACCGCCTGCTGGCCGAGCCCGCCCTGCGTGACAAGTACGAGGAGTTCCTCCTGCGGCGGCTGCTGGTGGCCGACCCTGGCACCCGCTGGTGTCCTGCGCCAGACTGCAG CTACGCTGTCATCGCCTATGGCTGTGCCGAGTGTCCTCGCCTCACCTGTGGGCGTGAGGGATGTGGCACCGAGTTCTGCTACCACTGCCGTCAGCCCTGGCACCCTGATGGGCCCTGTGCACCGGCACTGCTGACCTCCAGCCTGGCCAGCCCCTCGGCACAGCTTGTTCACCCAGAGGAGTCAGCCAACG TTGAGGCTGAGGACATCAAAGTCTGTCCCCGCTGCAGTGCTTTCATCATGAAGATCAATGATGGGAGCTGCAACCGCATGAACTGCACGGTGTGTGGCTGCCTcttctgctggctctgcctgcaggagatCTCTGACGTGCACTTCCTGAG CCCCTCTGGATGCACCTTCTGGGGGAAAAGGCCGTGGTCACGAACCCGGAAGATCCTGTGGCAGCTGGGCATGGTGCTGGGGGCACCGATGGTGATCTCCATCGTCGCTGGCATTGCTGTGCCTGTCATTACCATCGGGCTCCCCATCTACATGGGTAGGAAG GTGCTGGGCCAGAGCCGGAGGAGCAGCTTGTCAGGGTGCCAGCAGTGCTTCTCTGTCACCAGCAGTGTCCTCCTCTCTCTGTTTGTGTCCCCCATCATCACAGCTGTCACAGTGG GCATTGGCGTGCCCCTGATGCTCACCTACGTCTACGGGGTGGTGGTGCTGTCACTGTGTCGGAGCCGCAGCGGGTGTGGGGGTGGCCGTGACCAGCCTGGGGACCTTGGTGTGGTGGAACTGGAGAACCTGACCAAGT TGAATGAGCTGTGGTCAGTGCTGCCCAGCCCCAAGGGGGTCGAGGATGGCGTCCCAGACACAACCACctcctttcccagcagcagacaTAGCCCACACCACAGGGCCGTATGGAAGGAGCAGGACAGCCAGTCAGCCAGCACAGTGGCCCTCGCAGGGAGCATGCTAAGTGAGGGCCAGGACGTGTCCTACAG GGAAGGCATCAACATCGAGGTAGAGGTGGCGATTGAAACGGTGCCACATCCTGCCCGAGAGCAGAGCCTATGCAGTGCACTGTCAGGCCAGAGTCTCTCTGGAGACTCCCTGGGAGGAACTAGCGACAGGTACAGTGTCACAGGCATCCCAGCGGAGTGA
- the LOC101792819 gene encoding E3 ubiquitin-protein ligase RNF19B-like isoform X3, whose amino-acid sequence MERSARVPQPPHVPDFCGQKPEVSGEMSPEPEQESGDPEETHVALPLGEDGELVECPLCLLPQPPEAFPTLASCAHRSCQACLEQYLRIAVSESRVQVACPHCPAALQPADVHRLLAEPALRDKYEEFLLRRLLVADPGTRWCPAPDCSYAVIAYGCAECPRLTCGREGCGTEFCYHCRQPWHPDGPCAPALLTSSLASPSAQLVHPEESANVEAEDIKVCPRCSAFIMKINDGSCNRMNCTVCGCLFCWLCLQEISDVHFLSPSGCTFWGKRPWSRTRKILWQLGMVLGAPMVISIVAGIAVPVITIGLPIYMGRKVLGQSRRSSLSGCQQCFSVTSSVLLSLFVSPIITAVTVVNELWSVLPSPKGVEDGVPDTTTSFPSSRHSPHHRAVWKEQDSQSASTVALAGSMLSEGQDVSYREGINIEVEVAIETVPHPAREQSLCSALSGQSLSGDSLGGTSDRYSVTGIPAE is encoded by the exons ATGGAGCGATCTGCGCGggtgccccagcccccccaCGTCCCGGACTTCTGTGGGCAGAAGCCGGAGGTCAGCGGGGAGATGTCACCAGAGCCAGAGCAAGAATCAGGGGACCCTGAGGAGACACACGTCGCGCTGCCCCTGGGCGAGGATGGGGAGCTGGTGGAGTgccccctctgcctgctgccccagcctcctGAGGCCTTTCCCACCCTCGCCTCCTGTGCCCACCGCTCGTGCCAGGCGTGCCTGGAGCAGTACCTGCGCATCGCTGTCAGTGAGAGCCGCGTGCAGGTGGCCTGCCCGCATTGCCCCGCCGCGCTGCAGCCTGCCGATGTCCACCGCCTGCTGGCCGAGCCCGCCCTGCGTGACAAGTACGAGGAGTTCCTCCTGCGGCGGCTGCTGGTGGCCGACCCTGGCACCCGCTGGTGTCCTGCGCCAGACTGCAG CTACGCTGTCATCGCCTATGGCTGTGCCGAGTGTCCTCGCCTCACCTGTGGGCGTGAGGGATGTGGCACCGAGTTCTGCTACCACTGCCGTCAGCCCTGGCACCCTGATGGGCCCTGTGCACCGGCACTGCTGACCTCCAGCCTGGCCAGCCCCTCGGCACAGCTTGTTCACCCAGAGGAGTCAGCCAACG TTGAGGCTGAGGACATCAAAGTCTGTCCCCGCTGCAGTGCTTTCATCATGAAGATCAATGATGGGAGCTGCAACCGCATGAACTGCACGGTGTGTGGCTGCCTcttctgctggctctgcctgcaggagatCTCTGACGTGCACTTCCTGAG CCCCTCTGGATGCACCTTCTGGGGGAAAAGGCCGTGGTCACGAACCCGGAAGATCCTGTGGCAGCTGGGCATGGTGCTGGGGGCACCGATGGTGATCTCCATCGTCGCTGGCATTGCTGTGCCTGTCATTACCATCGGGCTCCCCATCTACATGGGTAGGAAG GTGCTGGGCCAGAGCCGGAGGAGCAGCTTGTCAGGGTGCCAGCAGTGCTTCTCTGTCACCAGCAGTGTCCTCCTCTCTCTGTTTGTGTCCCCCATCATCACAGCTGTCACAGTGG TGAATGAGCTGTGGTCAGTGCTGCCCAGCCCCAAGGGGGTCGAGGATGGCGTCCCAGACACAACCACctcctttcccagcagcagacaTAGCCCACACCACAGGGCCGTATGGAAGGAGCAGGACAGCCAGTCAGCCAGCACAGTGGCCCTCGCAGGGAGCATGCTAAGTGAGGGCCAGGACGTGTCCTACAG GGAAGGCATCAACATCGAGGTAGAGGTGGCGATTGAAACGGTGCCACATCCTGCCCGAGAGCAGAGCCTATGCAGTGCACTGTCAGGCCAGAGTCTCTCTGGAGACTCCCTGGGAGGAACTAGCGACAGGTACAGTGTCACAGGCATCCCAGCGGAGTGA